Proteins from a single region of Chromobacterium sp. ATCC 53434:
- a CDS encoding DNA circularization protein, with protein MAAKPDPIYGSWRGRPFYFKSAGAEVGRRNVLHEYPYRDIPYGEDLGRAARVYRVTALFIGPTAKQDLQLLLDDLEAPGPGELDHPYHGRLLCQLQSKATVRDPDFVGGATEVEMVFVEAGQNLEPAATDDTDAQLDEAADEALATSADELSSSWLDDIAGLAEEAAAVVEQVCATLESFLAPLDQALAAVDRIINAVQRIINAPLALVGRIQGRIQSLIGRLRNPFSGLSSWRKLLRGDVLHPYQTLEPNRGRRPADAPSAASSRPGWAVAAAQRIASQQRAGGGASSGGMPAAGRGAGQSSLPQTLPLMPPSLTDYVRRVLVIEAARSIPRAQFESKAELQQAREVILDALNVELQAAPDTLYPAMQALRQAVARSLTARAPTLAELDIITTHATLPALVVAYQATGGVDVAEDLVARNGVRHPGFVPAGRLEVLRDG; from the coding sequence ATGGCGGCCAAACCGGACCCGATCTATGGCAGCTGGCGCGGCCGGCCGTTCTACTTCAAGAGCGCCGGCGCGGAGGTCGGCCGGCGCAACGTGCTGCACGAATACCCGTACCGGGACATCCCCTACGGTGAGGATCTGGGCCGCGCGGCGCGGGTGTACCGCGTCACCGCGTTGTTCATCGGCCCCACGGCCAAGCAGGATCTGCAGCTGCTGCTGGACGACCTGGAAGCGCCAGGCCCGGGCGAGCTGGATCACCCTTACCACGGCCGGCTGCTGTGCCAGCTGCAGAGCAAGGCGACGGTGCGCGATCCGGATTTTGTCGGCGGCGCCACCGAGGTGGAAATGGTGTTCGTGGAGGCCGGCCAGAACCTGGAGCCGGCCGCTACGGACGATACCGACGCCCAGCTGGACGAGGCGGCGGACGAGGCGCTGGCGACCAGCGCGGACGAGCTGTCCAGCAGCTGGTTGGACGACATCGCCGGGCTGGCTGAGGAAGCCGCAGCCGTGGTGGAGCAGGTATGCGCCACACTGGAGAGTTTCCTGGCGCCGCTGGACCAGGCGCTGGCTGCGGTGGACCGCATCATCAACGCCGTGCAACGCATCATCAACGCGCCGCTGGCGCTGGTGGGGCGAATTCAGGGCCGCATTCAGTCGCTGATCGGCCGGCTGCGCAATCCGTTTTCCGGGCTGTCCAGCTGGCGCAAGCTGCTGCGCGGCGACGTGCTGCACCCGTACCAGACGCTGGAGCCCAACCGCGGCCGGCGGCCAGCCGATGCGCCGTCCGCGGCCAGTTCCCGCCCAGGCTGGGCGGTGGCTGCCGCCCAGCGCATCGCCAGCCAGCAGCGCGCTGGCGGCGGCGCATCTTCCGGCGGAATGCCGGCTGCCGGCCGCGGCGCCGGCCAATCCAGCCTCCCGCAGACCTTGCCGCTGATGCCGCCCTCGCTTACCGACTACGTGCGCCGGGTGCTGGTGATCGAGGCGGCGCGCTCCATTCCACGCGCGCAGTTCGAGAGCAAGGCCGAACTGCAGCAGGCGCGGGAAGTGATCCTGGACGCGCTGAACGTAGAGCTGCAGGCGGCGCCGGACACGTTGTATCCGGCCATGCAGGCGCTGCGCCAGGCGGTGGCGCGCAGCTTGACGGCGCGGGCGCCGACGCTGGCGGAGCTGGACATCATCACCACCCACGCCACGCTGCCGGCGCTGGTGGTGGCCTATCAGGCCACCGGCGGCGTGGATGTGGCGGAGGACCTGGTGGCGCGCAACGGCGTGCGCCATCCCGGATTTGTGCCGGCCGGGCGGCTGGAGGTGCTGCGCGATGGCTGA